The genomic segment GAAAAGACACACCATTCATATTAGAATATACATCATAGTATTACAAAAAGCCATAtcaatacaaatatatattttttacataacTGATCTCATTATTcaactacatttaaactaagGTGCAGGGGATGGCAGCTCTTGGGGTGCATTTTTCCATTGCAGGCAAGCATTAAATGACAACTAAGAAAAAGTGCAGTCAGCTAACTAGTCTCATGTGAGGCAGTCGATGTAAAGTTACATGCTTGTTAAATCCCATGACCTGGCCAATCACATGAGGATGCTGTAAGATAACATTGATGTCCAGCAGCGAGAGATCCCGGGACAGATAGATAAACTACAACTGACATTGCTGCCATCAGACGATACCAAGACAGCCATCTTAGTTGAAATTAGTGTTCCTGGATACTTCCAACTACCCCGGTCACCTAAGTAGGTTAGAGCAGTGTCCTTTCACAGTGTCCTCGACCATGTCTCCATCTGCCAGCATGTTAAGCTCCTCCAGGTCTAGGGGATCGATCTGAAGGGGGTTATGCAGGGTGAAGGAGTCTGCATCAAATCCCAGCATGGGCAGAACACCAGAGAAATCCTCATATGCTGCTTTGTCTGTTAAGTGGGAAACAAAGACAGTGGATAAAAGCGAAAGAGTGAGGCTGGTGTTCATTCCGATTGCGGGTTATAGGCATTGTGACTTTTAAAGTCAATGCTCCCGTTCACAGATATCCCATTCACAGTAAAAGCTGCATATGACAGCTCAATCAGAACTAGCTTTTAAAAGCCGCCATCGGATTGAATCCTTgccctttttatatatatatatatatacatacatacatacaagctTTAAAATGGTTACAATTGCGGTGCAACAAATATGTTTGTTTCAATTACCAGGTCTAACATTTCAGAGATTATTATTTACTTAGGGTGTAGTTTCATCCAGACAGTTTAAGTCCATTAGTTGGTATTGAATAACCAACAAATGGACTTACACAGGTCGCTGTCGTTTCATCCAGACAATTCTAAGTCGAAAATAAGGTAATACTTCCCCAAAAACTCTCTCTAACTGCTGCAAGCAATTAAAAAAGTgcaagaggggggagagagtgggcCCTACCTGTCATAAGGATGTTATGACAGTCCGCACTGGTTTGGTTCTGGCAGTGGAGGGACATCTGAGGACCCTGGTTCCCACAGTAAAcccctccatctttctcctccacAGACTGAGGCCCAGAATCTCCCCAGAGAGGCTCCTTACTGAGCTGTCCCAGCTGGGCAGAGGTGTGGACAACCAGACAAGATTAGAGAATTAGATTGAAACTATGCACAGTGAGTGAATCAACAGGTAAAACAGTTGTCCTTTCAATACTGTTAGATTATTTACAGTTTTAGGTCTTAGACTACCTGCTGGGAGAGTGCCTGAGTCTGGCGTGGTGTGAGGTGTAGGCCCATGTAGGACTCCTGCTGTAAATGATTCAGTATGAAAGTGTCCTGAGAGAGCAGAAAGGGAGTGAGTACCATTTAATAGGGCTGCACAATTGATCGAATTCACATTGAAATATTGACGTGCAATATCCATATCGCATTACAATATTTTGAAAAGCATCTGTCGCGTGTAACATCCGTTTAATAGTTTACTCGTTTTTTTCTCCTCTTACAGCTGCTTCCCACACACAAGAAACccaccccctgtcactcaagcagcacagttcctcttctctcttAGATTcactatacagatgtaggatcttcatttgagcctgtttgctacagcaggaaaataatcctgcagcaacatgaaatgtgaattataattaatggacatttctaTACGGGTTGATGCATTCATCGTAAGGCAAAATCAAGTCAAATTTCAAATTGGAAATGACTCaattcagaagcctttttaaacctcaaaaacactacaagtttaaaatctcctgcaacagggtgatgaaattaagatcctacatctgtaaattTGCATGCGGTTCTGTTAGGTCAAATGCAGTCAACCGATTGTTCCAAACAAGAACGATGCTTCTTTCCACTTTGCTTCTACATTCTATTCCAACAGTTCACCTAAGTGTTGATCTATAATCGCATGTCAAATCGCAggattgaataaaaaaaaattaaaaaatcatTATTAGattttttgcccatatcgtgcagccatACATTACcatatctttctgacagaccAAACATCAAATGGCCTCTTATTCATCCTAAACATAACCTAAACTGTCCCTAAGCAAAGCCTAAACTGTACACACTGACACTAGCTAAACTCAAACTAGTGAAAATAGACATACACAATATGCAACAGATGGGGATATTCTCACATTGTAAAGGCCTGGATTGTTATCCATTAAGGAGTTAATCTGTGAGAAGATTTTGGTCGACTCAATCTGGTCCTTCTGACCTTGCACCTTCTGATGTGCCCAGCTCCTTCCCTGGGCTTGGGTCTGATGCTTACGAGTCATCTGCATCGTTGGTACTTTTTGTGGGTTTGACATGTTCTGCCCATTCAAGTCAAGGCTCTGAGCTGGCGGGTATGCACACTGGAGATTCCACTGATGTTGCtcatgctgctgctgttgctgctgctggttGCCATttttctgctgctgctgttggtagAGTTGAACCTGCTGTAGCAGCTCATCTTGTCGAAGTGCTCGGTTTTGCTGAGGTTGTCTTTGGTACGCTTGTTGTTGATAATGTTGCTGATGTGGGTACTGCTGGTGTGGGTGTTGCTGGTGCAGCTGGTATTGTTGCCTTTGCTTCTCTAGCTGGTGCTGTGGAAGGTTTTGGTACACTTGTTTCTGTTGTTTTTGCTGTTGTCTTTGATGCTGTTCCTCTTGTGATTGATGTAGGTGTTGTTGCTGTGGGTTCTCACAATGGTTTGACCCTCTTTGAGATTGCTGTTTTATGTCCAGGTCCTGACCTTCTGTCTGGACATGCTGGATCTGGCATTGATATAGTTGATTTGGGTGTTGGTACTGTTGTCGATGGTGATATTGCAGTTGTTGGAGATTGTGTGTCTGTGGGAGCTGTAGCTGTGGGTGTTGTTGGTCTTGTTGATGTCTGGATTTCTCTTGGTGTGGTGGTGTTTTTTTCGGTTCCTGGCTGGGTTGCTGCTGCCCCTCTATCAGAGAATGCTGCTGAGCTGCTGGAGTACCCTCGTGTTGAGGTTGGCAGTGAGGATACCCTGGTGGCCTTGACTCCTTTGGTAATTGGTTGGTGTTCAGGAGAACTCCCTTGGAATTGAAATAAGAGCAATACATCAAACAATGTCTTAATATGGAGTTCTATGAAATCATGTTATTAACGAAAACAACGACATCACTTCAATTCCAGTTTGTTTGATATACCTGAGTAATAGAAGATAACTTTGGAGACCCAACAGGTGAAAACTGTTTAGATTGGAGCCAGCGAGACTCTCCACCAGTGGGAATGACCAGTGGGCTGAGGGGAGTCCGCCTCCTTAACGAAGGCACCAGCGTCTGGCTAGTTGGACGTGGGGAGCAGGATAGGGAAGAGGAGGAGCAAGAGCGAGATCCGCCAATCCCACTGCTGTAGCTACAGTGGCTAGTTGCGGATTGCAGGGATAGGCCGCTTAGGGAAGAGCTGCTGAGGAAGGACTGGAGGGATCGGTTGCTAGGGGATGACTGCAGGGAAGAGTTGCTGAGTGACAAGTTCAAGCAGGTGGAGTTTAGAGAGCTGGAAAGGGAGTGGCTGCGGAGAGAGGATTGAATATTGGGGTTGCTGTGGGAGGACTGGAGCAATGGGTTACTGTACGAGCCTTGGAGAGACAACGACAAACCTGAGAACACAAGGAAAGAAATggacaccatcatcatcaccatatgAACATACCTAAACCGACACCAACATACACTAAGAACTTagcacacagacaaacataccTGGCACGGGAAATTCATCATCCCTGGCTTCAAGGTGAGCGGGAGTTCCAGGTAGGTGGCCAGTGCTGCAGGTAGTGGGTTTGTGTGAGTCCACGCCTACTGGCTGTGGGGAGGGGAGGTGCAGGCTAGAGAGGTCGGGCAAGGAGCCACTTGCATTGAGAGCGGAAGGGACATTGAGAGCCCTGAACTGCTGATCAGGTGAGGACAGGATGCTGGAGAAACCGCAAGAGAGAAGTataggagaaagagaggtggTTCAGTCAGGGCACAGGGTTTTCCTTTCTTTTAGACAATGTTCATTTGGAAAAGCAGAACATACTTTATACCAGGGACTTTATGCGATTTGACTCCAGTGGGAAGTGCAGGAAGCTAAAATGAGACAAACAATTAGCAAGGATACATCAATGAGAAAAATAGTCATCCATTCGCTAGAGCACATTGTGCAATACTGAACCCATTTGTATAGGAAATATGAAGCATTGTGGATGGTTACATTGGCAAGAAATAATACCTTTTTAGTATTCCTTAATGGTTTCCCCTCTTCAAGGACATTCTCTTCAATTGGAGGCACTGGGTATGGAAAACCTGAGGTGACAGAGAGGAAACCATCAGGTGCAAAAATCTAATAGATGAATACATGATATAGGAAAGAGAACTCACTTTCAAGAGGCATTTGCAAAAATTACCTAAGGAATAATACTGAAACGCTGAACACAATACAATGACTAAATCAATACAACTGGCATTGTGGACTTACCATTGTGCCTGTTCTGTGAGATTAAAGGCTGCTGGTCCCCTGCGTGGGTGTTCCTCACACTGGTGTGCAGGGCTGAGTCTGAGTTAGTTCTGGGGAGGAGAGCACACATTTCAGAGGGGAAAGCAAGAGTGTAGAAGAACAGTAGAGAAACACGATGGGTACATTGCTCACCTATTAAGTGCTGTTAAGAGAGGGTGCATCAAGTGGCTTTTGTCCACTGGAGAGCTGATAGACCAGTTCCTTTTTGGGTGACAGAATCAATCAAAATATGTATTAGGATGTTTATTATTAAGTGAACAAAATGCATCATTTTGGATTGCGCCGACCCTTACCTTCTCCAGTTGGGTTCAAGTTGTGGAGACGGGTGAACTGAGCGGTAGGGAGAGTTGTCAATCTGTGAGGGAGTGTTAAGGCTATACAGAGTGCCCTTGGAAAACCTAGGCATAGGTCGACTGTTGGAAAACAATGGTACACAAAGTTGACGGGGCATTTCTTCACTGTACAGTGTGTACATGATTAATCCCCTCTATCTGCTACTTAAGTGGATCAACAGTTAAAgggctcccgggtggcgcagcggactaaggcactgcatcactacagtccctggtttgaatccaggctgaatcacatccggccgtgattggaagtcccatagggcggcgcacaaaccccggctaggccgtcattgtaaatatgaatttgttcttaactgacttgcctagttaaataaaggttacatttttaaaaaagtttaaaaaatttaaaaaggtccaatgcagctgtttttatctcaaaatcaaataatttctgggtaacaattaagtaccttactgagattgttttcaattaaaatggttagAAAGTAACaacaaatagcttcttagcaaacagcaatttctcaagcaagaattctAATAGGACTGTCTAGGAATGGTTTGAGTGGTGATGGGaaacctgaaaactagctgttattggcagagaggtttggaacactttcttattggtcaattaactaatttactgcttggtgatgtcaccaggcagccaaaactccatcccactaaAACTGCCTGAAATATCAGCATGTCTTTTCAAACTCGTACACTAACATCACCATTTTTTCTATTTCACTGTATAATTTCAATTTATatatgtccctttttcaggaccctgtctttcaaagataagtcgtaaaaatccaaataacttcacagatcttcattgtaaaggtttaaacactgtttcccatgcttgttcaatgaaccataaacaattcatgaacatgcacctgtggaacggtcgttaagacattaacagcttacagacggtaggcaattaaggtcacagttatgaaaacttaggacactaaagaggcctttctactgactctgaaaatcaccaaaagaaagatgcccagggtccctgctcatctgcgtgaacgtgccttaagcatgctgtaaggaggcatgaggactgcagatgtggccagggcaataaattgcaatgtacgtactgtgagacgcctaagagagcgctacaaggagacaggatggacagctgatcgtcctcgcagtgcaGACCAcacgtaacaacacctgcacaggatcggtacatccgaacatcacacctgcagtaCAGGtagaggatggcaacaacaactgcccgagttacaccaggaacgcacaatccctccatctgtgctcagactgtccgcaataggctgagagaggctggactgagggcttgtaggcctgttgtgagaacctgccttaccagacatcaccggcaacaacgtcgtctatgggcacaaacccaccgtcgctggagcagacaggactggcaaaaagtggtcttcactgacgagtcgcggttttgtctcaccaggggtgatagttggattcgcgtttatcgtcgaaggaatgagcgttacaccgaggcctgtactctggagcgggatcgatttggagatggagggtccgtcatggtctggggcggtgtgtcacagcatcatcggactgagcttgttgtcattgcaggcaatctcaacgctgtgcgttacaggggagacatcctccctcatgtggtacccttcctgcaggctcatcctgacatgaccctccagcatgacaatgccaccagccacactgctcgttctgtgtgtgatttcctgcaagacaggaatgtcagtgttctgccatggccagcgaagagcccagatctcaatcccattgagcacgtctgggacctgttagatcggagggtgagggctagggccattccccccagaaatgtcagagaaattgcaggtgccttggtggaagtggggtaacatctcacagcaagaactggcaaatctggtgcagaccatgaggaggagatgcactgcagtacttaatgcagatggtggccacaccagatacggacttttttaaatatattttgaccccccctttattccacattattccatttctgttagtcacgtctgtggaacttgttcagtttatgtctcagttgttgaatcttgttatgttcatacaaatatttacacatgttaaattaGCTGAAAATAAACAAACGCAATTGACAGTGAGgacgtgtatatatataaactcagcaaaaaatgaaacatcctctcactgtcaactgtgtttattaaaaatataaatatttaatcaattttagaacaaggctgtagtTATAtctattatggatccccattagctgatgccAAAGCAcccgctactcttcctggggtccagcaaaattaaggcagtttatacaattttaaaacattacaatacattcacagatttcacaatacactgtgtgccttcaggcccctactccaccactaccacatatctacagtactacatccatgtgtatgttatcgtgtgtgtgtgtgtgtgtgtgtgtgtgtgtgtgtgtgtgtgtgtgtgtgccagtgccaATGTTtctgttgcttcacagtccccgctgttccataaggtattttttttatctattttttttttttaaatctaattttactgcttgcgtcagtcacttgatgtggaatagagttccatgtagtcatggctctatgtagtactgtgtgcctcccatagtctgttctggacttggggactgtgaagagacctcttgtggcatgtcttatggggtatgcatgggtgtccgagctgtgtgccagtagtttagacagacagctcggtgcattcaacatgtcaatgccTCTaactctcataaataaaagtagtgatgaagtcaatctctcctccactttcagccaggagagattgacatgcatattattaatattagctctctgtgtacatccaagggccagccatgctgccctgttctgagccaattgcaattttccaaagtccttctttgtggcacctgaccacacgattgaacagtagtccaggtgcaacaaaactagggcctgtaggacctgccttgctgatagtgttgttaagaaggcagagcatcgctttattacagacagacttctccccatcttagctactactgcatcaatttGTTTTGACAATGACAGTTTACATTCTAATGTTACTCCAAGCATATTAGTCATCAAAACTTGCTAAATTtccattatttattacaatatttagttaaggtttagggtttggttccaaatacaatgcttttagtttgaaaaatatttagggctaacttattccttgccacccactctgaaactaactgcagctctttgttgagtgttgcagtcatttcagtcgctgtagtagctgacgtgtatagtgttgagtcgactgcatacatagaaactctggctttacacaaagtcagtggcatgtcgttagtaaaattgaaaaaagcaaggggcctaaacagttACCCtgtggaattcctgattctaactgcattatatttgataggcttccattaaagaacaccctctgtgttctgttagacaagtaactttatccacattatagcagggggtgtaaagccataacacatacatttttccagcagcagactatgatcaataatgtcaaaagctgtatTGAATTCTAACAAGACAGCCctcacaatcattttatcatcaatttctctcagccaatcatcagtcatttgtgtaagtgatgtgcttgttgagtgtccttccctataagaaTGCttaaattctgttgtcaatttgtttactgtaaaatagcattgtatctggtcaaacaccattttttccagaagtgtactaagggttggtacaggctgattggtcggctatttaagccagtaaagggggctttactattcttgggtagcggaatggctttagcttccctccaggcctgagggcacacggtctctagtaggcttaaattgaatatgtggcaaataggagtggaaataacgtaacaaaatgtggaaaaagtgaaggggtctgaatacttaccgaatgcaGTATATGGGGAAATCacttttttgactgcactgggcctttaaccttAGACAGTAGTGTGGCATTTGACCCTGCACGCTTTTATAAACAATAGTTGTTTGGTCATCTTGCCATACAGACAATAGGAAGTAGGCTACTGTGAATGTAAAGCAATAGTTCACCACTTTATTACAATATAGTGGTGAACTATTACTTTACGATCACTGTTATGGTCATCCTCCATGCACTTCAGATATCTGGGGAGCATGGAGGAAAACTAATGTGCTTACTCTACTACTGTTGCAAATGGCTAACGTTAACATTTACCATTAGAAACCCTTTCCCTAAAAGCATACGTTTGTGCTTTAGCCCCCCATGTATTAACTTTAAGGCATGGGAGCCACTAAGCAATACAGACGTTACACTAGCAGTGGCCTCACTTTACTTTGTCACTTTAAGGGACCCATCCCTGCCTGCTCTTTGACTGAGCATAAAGGATACATGTCTCCTGTTTGGCCTGACTGGAAAACTGAGCCGCCCCTCTCCTTGTGCCCACTCTGCCATTGGGTGAAGTCTTGTGGGGCAGCCATTGTCTGGACTACAGGGGAGCTGACCCTAACAGAGTCAGACAGATAAACAGTTCATTTGACATCCAGAAGCCTGCATCATATAACCATTGCTATAGCCTGTATGTAAATAGGCTTATAAATATAAATGTAGTTATAAGTAGTAGGTAATGTAGGTATAAGTAGTAGGTAATGTAGTTATAAGTAAAATGTAAGTAATAACTCTAACCTGTACATCTGAAGTGCTTCTCCCAATCTGGTTGACATTGGGAAGGGAGCCTCCATAATAGTTGCCCAGGTTTCTGGCCTGCCGTGCTCTCTGGACCTGAATCTGAGACCCGGAAAGAGTGGGGGGGATAAAGAAGGAGTGAATAAAGACGACAACTAGTTTAATTTAGTTGATTATCAGAAAAAACAAAATGGCATTTACAGTCAGTTCTATAATAGTCTCACTTGTATAGTGGAATTACTGTATATAGTGACACTATAAGCGTGAGTAAAAGCGACTCGGAAAGAATACCCTCTGACTGCCAACCCTTGGCATGAACATGGGAATCAGATACTGCTGGAGAAAGACCCTTGCATACTTTAAAAGCCAATGTGTAATAAACCATGAATATAGATGGGTGCCATCTCCTACAGCTACTGTATTTTAAGGAAAGTGTTGCATGGTGGTTCGGTAACATGACTTGAGAGCCTTTGAATTCGGGTATGAATGATATGAAAAGTGCGGGCTATGTAAGAGGTCAAAGAGATACCATAAAACAAGTGCCATGAGGTCTTGGCTCCTCAGTTTAAAGCCAGAGCATGGGGCTGCCCCTCATTTCACGTGACACGAGAGACTTAATCAATAGGATACTGCATTGCGTTCACAACATTGAAGATTGAGATGCAATGTAGCCGAGCTATAAGAAGGACGGTGCGCTCTATAATGCAGAATAGGGAAACTCAAACTTGTGCActtcacacatactgtatgtctaccaTGTTTCAAACATATTTATTACACCCctgtagggctgaccccatttagtcgactggtggattgtttggtcgataggctgttggtcgattGAGacttctttagtcgagcagtaacaacaacaaaaagtattaTAATTGcatggtgtacaagacacctgtTTGATTTGCACCTGTCTgtgtggactaatccattgtggaggccatgGGAATGGCACAGTCCATCAATAAGACATGCTACTgtaattgtatatggttatacaAGAACAATGGCGCAACACTAATACAAATATTAGTTTATAACAAATGCGCTTTCTCCCACGTTGTATAGTGGTCACTGTCTGCAGTTCTGAAACATCACTGTGCTGTTTTCCTcaaccatgttgctatgtgcataacaGCAAAGTCAACCAGCATATTGGTGCTGAGAACACCATCGAGCTGTAGGCTAAAGAGCACATCCTGTTAAGTCATAATACCATAACTTACTTAGGCCTAATACAATAACATTTTTCCCCCGTCAGGGACAGCCCTACACCCCTGGCAAAAAGCTGGAGTCAAATACACAGAAGGCAATTAGATTCCAAAACGATAACATAAAGTATCATATTTTTCACTACTTAATACACTCACTGCACTGTGAGGTTGTAGCACTCCAACTGTGTAGTGGGACACGACACTCACATAAAAATAGAATAGTATTTATATTTCCTATGGGCACAATAACAAATCAGGGCAACCCCTAGCCTAATAGACACCCCCATAAATAGCAACGTGGGGGCATATCCCAAAAGTGTTAACATATTCACATTaccaatggtggaaaaagtacccaattatcatacttgagtaaaagtaaagataccttaatagaaaatgactcaagtaaaagtgaaagtcacccagtaaaattctactttagtaaaaatctaaaagtatttggttttaaatatacttataagtatcaaaagtaaaagtacaagtataaataatttcaaattgcttatattaagcaaaccagacctCATGttcttgtattttttttgtttatagATAGCCAAGGGCACTCTCCTACACATCACTTACACACGAAGCATgtatttagtgagtccgtcagatcagaggcagcagggatgaccTGGATGTTCTCTTTTTAAGTGTGGGAATTAGacaatttttctgtcctgctaagcattcaaaatgtaacaactacttttgggtgtcagggaaaatgtttggagtaaaaagtacataattttctttaggaatgtagtgaagtaaaagttgtaaaaaaatataaatagtaaagtgaagtgaagtacagataccccaaaaaacgactta from the Salmo trutta chromosome 36, fSalTru1.1, whole genome shotgun sequence genome contains:
- the LOC115175850 gene encoding CREB-regulated transcription coactivator 2, which encodes MFLAGTGNGCCGAGQGSGSSNGSCNPRKFSEKIALLTQRQAEDTAAFQEVMMDITSTRIQVQRARQARNLGNYYGGSLPNVNQIGRSTSDVQGQLPCSPDNGCPTRLHPMAEWAQGEGRLSFPVRPNRRHIDNSPYRSVHPSPQLEPNWRRNWSISSPVDKSHLMHPLLTALNRTNSDSALHTSVRNTHAGDQQPLISQNRHNGFPYPVPPIEENVLEEGKPLRNTKKLPALPTGVKSHKVPGINILSSPDQQFRALNVPSALNASGSLPDLSSLHLPSPQPVGVDSHKPTTCSTGHLPGTPAHLEARDDEFPVPGLSLSLQGSYSNPLLQSSHSNPNIQSSLRSHSLSSSLNSTCLNLSLSNSSLQSSPSNRSLQSFLSSSSLSGLSLQSATSHCSYSSGIGGSRSCSSSSLSCSPRPTSQTLVPSLRRRTPLSPLVIPTGGESRWLQSKQFSPVGSPKLSSITQGVLLNTNQLPKESRPPGYPHCQPQHEGTPAAQQHSLIEGQQQPSQEPKKTPPHQEKSRHQQDQQHPQLQLPQTHNLQQLQYHHRQQYQHPNQLYQCQIQHVQTEGQDLDIKQQSQRGSNHCENPQQQHLHQSQEEQHQRQQQKQQKQVYQNLPQHQLEKQRQQYQLHQQHPHQQYPHQQHYQQQAYQRQPQQNRALRQDELLQQVQLYQQQQQKNGNQQQQQQQHEQHQWNLQCAYPPAQSLDLNGQNMSNPQKVPTMQMTRKHQTQAQGRSWAHQKVQGQKDQIESTKIFSQINSLMDNNPGLYNDTFILNHLQQESYMGLHLTPRQTQALSQQLGQLSKEPLWGDSGPQSVEEKDGGVYCGNQGPQMSLHCQNQTSADCHNILMTDKAAYEDFSGVLPMLGFDADSFTLHNPLQIDPLDLEELNMLADGDMVEDTVKGHCSNLLR